The Odocoileus virginianus isolate 20LAN1187 ecotype Illinois chromosome 30, Ovbor_1.2, whole genome shotgun sequence genome window below encodes:
- the NHSL3 gene encoding NHS-like protein 3 isoform X2 yields MAARAPPAAPAADEPGGPGGPPRRKKSRSGASGLRRAFSWLRGKRRKKKAAGAEGAEPAAPRAKKADDKAKKAKGSAKAESDKRLSVGPGQGPGSVVDDHQDNVFFPSGRPPHLEELHTQAQEGLRSLQHQEKQKLNKGAWDHGDTQSLQSSRTGPDDDSISFCSQTTSYTAESSTAEDALSIRSEMIQRKGSTFRPHDSFPKPSGKSGRRRRERRSTVLGLPQHVQKELGLRNEREAPGTPRPLGPRDAVRIPTVDGRPAGPAAGPGARVSLQALEAEAEVGAEAMLQRHIDRIYRDDTLVGRSTGARPPPLTRPMSLAVPGLTGGAGPPEPLSPAMSISPQATYLSKLIPHAVLPPTVDVVALGRCSLRTLSRCSLLSASPASVRSLGRFSSVSSPRPRSRHPSSSSDTWSHSQSSETIVSDGSTLSSKGGSEGRPEGSVANSSVAPPPPGGSGRGSPSGGSTAEASDTVSIRSGGQLSGRSVSLRKLKRPPPPPRRTHSLHQRSSVVPDGPLGLPPKPERKQQLQPPRPPTTGGSAGMAAPPCPPSSAGGWVSGLSPSGSRRPPRSPERTLSPSSGYSSQSGTPTLPPKGLAGAPASPGKAQPPKPERVTSLRSPEASVSSSLTSLCSSSSDPAPSDRSGPHMSTALGDRFFIPPHPKVAAPFSPPPSKPKSPNQAALAPAVVPGPVSTTAASPESPPTPQTSLTPPQASPAASKDQSPPPSPPPSYHPPPPPTKKPEVAEGALSALETAEEPLQDPNWPPPPPPTPEEQDLSMADFPPPEEAFFSVTSPEPAGSSPLPEASLPAVSYQSQPSGTPDPPPAPPAPPAAGSVTGLLAKVPRKEPVGCSKGGGLPREDASAPLVTPSLLQTVRLRSVGAPTVAPNPASGPSPPQKPLRRALSGRASPASAAASGLHAAVRLKASNLAGSAGPVGAQPNGPPEAEPRSPASTASFIFSKGTKKLQLERPVSPETQADLQRNLVAELRSISEQRPPQAPKKPPKAPPPVARKPSGGVPLPTSPSFPRAEPLTAPPTNGLPHAEDRTKEELAENGSVLQLVGPEEQKLGPPGTDPQKELV; encoded by the exons ATGGCGGCCCGCGCGCCCCCCGCCGCACCTGCGGCCGACGAGCCGGGGGGCCCCGGCGGCCCCCCGCGCAGGAAGAAGTCTCGCTCCGGCGCGTCCGGCCTCCGCCGCGCCTTCAGCTGGCTGCGGGGCAAGCGGCGCAAGAAGAAGGCGGCGGGGGCCGAGGGCGCCGAACCGGCCGCCCCCCGGGCCAAGAAGGCGGACGACAAGGCCAAGAAGGCCAAGG gctctgccaagGCTGAGAGTGACAAACGACTGAGTGTAGGGCCTGGCCAGGGGCCAGGGTCTGTAGTAGATGACCACCAGGACAATGTCTTCTTTCCCAGTGGGCGACCGCCTCACCTGGAAGAGTTACACACGCAGGCCCAGGAGGGTCTCCGTTCCCTCCAGCACCAAG aaaaacagaaactgaaCAAGGGTGCCTGGGACCATGGAGACACCCAGAGCTTACAG TCTTCCCGCACCGGGCCAGATGATGATAGCATCTCCTTCTGCAGCCAGACCACGTCCTACACGGCTGAGAGCTCCACAGCAGAGGACGCGCTCTCCATCCGCTCTGAGATGATCCAGCGCAAAG GCTCCACCTTCCGGCCCCATGACTCGTTTCCCAAACCTTCTGGAAAGTCGGGGAGGCGGCGTCGGGAGCGGCGGAGCACGGTGCTGGGACTGCCGCAGCACGTGCAGAAGGAACTCG GCCTGCGGAATGAGCGTGAGGCACCAGGTACGCCTCGGCCTCTAGGTCCACGGGATGCTGTGCGCATTCCCACAGTGGATGGTCGTCCGGCAGGCCCGGCCGCAGGGCCGGGGGCCAGGGTGTCCCTGCAGGCGCTGGAGGCAGAGGCCGAAGTCGGGGCTGAGGCCATGCTGCAGCGCCACATCGACCGCATCTACCGTGATGACACGCTCGTCGGCCGGTCCACGGGGGCCCGGCCCCCGCCGCTCACCCGGCCCATGTCCCTCGCAGTGCCTGGACTGACGGGAGGGGCCGGGCCTCCAGAACCCCTGAGCCCGGCCATGTCCATCTCGCCCCAAGCCACCTACTTGTCGAAGCTGATCCCACACGCTGTGCTGCCGCCCACCGTGGACGTGGTGGCCCTGGGCCGCTGCAGCCTGCGCACCCTGAGCCGCTGCAGCCTGCTCTCAGCCAGCCCGGCCTCCGTCCGCTCTCTCGGCCGCTTCTCCTCGGTCTCCAGCCCGCGACCCCGTAGCCGccacccttcctcctccagcGACACCTGGAGCCACTCTCAGTCCTCCGAGACCATCGTGTCTGACGGCTCCACCCTCTCCTCTAAGGGTGGCTCTGAGGGCCGGCCAGAGGGCTCCGTGGCCAACAGCAGCGTGGCGCCCCCTCCCCCGGGGGGCAGCGGGCGGGGCTCTCCCAGCGGGGGCAGCACCGCGGAAGCCTCGGACACTGTCAGCATTCGGAGCGGGGGCCAGCTGTCTGGCCGAAGCGTGTCCCTACGTAAGCTGAAGCGGCCCCCGCCTCCTCCCCGCCGGACCCACTCGCTACATCAGCGCAGCTCAGTGGTCCCTGATGGGCCCTTGGGGCTGCCTCCCAAGCCCGAGCGGAAGCAGCAGCTGCAGCCGCCCCGGCCGCCCACCACTGGAGGGTCGGCAGGGATGGCGGCCCCGCCCTGTCCACCCAGCTCGGCAGGCGGCTGGGTGTCTGGTTTGTCTCCGAGTGGCTCCCGGCGCCCCCCACGCTCCCCGGAACGGACACTCTCACCCTCCAGTGGATACTCGAGCCAAAGTGGTACCCCTACCCTCCCTCCCAAGGGTCTAGCAGGGGCCCCTGCTTCCCCAGGCAAGGCCCAGCCCCCCAAACCAGAACGTGTCACTTCCCTTCGATCTCCCGAGGCCTCCGTCTCCTCTTCCCTCACGTCTCTGTGTTCCTCTTCCTCTGATCCAGCACCCTCAGACCGCTCTGGTCCTCACATGTCGACCGCCCTGGGTGACAGGTTTTTCATACCTCCTCACCCCAAGGTGgccgcccccttctccccacctccctctaaGCCCAAGAGTCCAAACCAAGCTGCCCTTGCTCCTGCTGTAGTCCCTGGGCCCGTCTCTACCACCGCTGCCAGTCCTGAGTCCCCACCCACTCCGCAGACATCCCTGACCCCACCTCAGGCATCTCCTGCTGCCTCCAAAGACCAGTCACCCCCTccgtccccacccccatcttaTCACCCACCCCCGCCACCCACTAAGAAGCCAGAGGTGGCTGAGGGGGCCCTGTCTGCCCTGGAGACTGCTGAGGAGCCCCTCCAAGATCCCAACtggccccctcccccgcctcctaCCCCAGAGGAGCAGGACCTGTCTATGGCTGACTTCCCACCACCCGAGGAAGCCTTTTTCTCAGTGACTAGCCCTGAGCCCGCAGGCTCTTCACCCCTGCCGGAGGCCTCCTTACCTGCTGTTTCCTATCAGAGCCAGCCCTCTGGTACTCCAGACCCTCCTCCAGCCCCGCCAGCCCCACCTGCTGCCGGCTCTGTCACAGGGCTTCTGGCTAAGGTCCCTCGgaaggagcctgtgggctgcagcaagGGCGGGGGCCTTCCCCGGGAGGATGCCAGCGCGCCCCTGGTCACACCCTCACTCCTGCAGACGGTTCGGCTGCGCTCTGTGGGCGCTCCCACGGTGGCTCCAAATCCAGCATCTGGGCCATCGCCCCCCCAGAAGCCACTCCGAAGGGCCCTGTCAGGGCGGGCCAGCCCTGCGTCTGCCGCCGCCTCGGGGCTCCACGCGGCTGTTCGGCTCAAGGCCTCTAACCTGGCTGGCAGCGCAGGCCCTGTGGGTGCCCAGCCCAATGGACCACCTGAGGCAGAGCCACGGTCCCCTGCCTCTACGGCCAGCTTCATCTTCTCTAAGGGCACTAAGAAGCTGCAGCTGGAGCGGCCTGTGTCCCCGGAGACCCAGGCTGACCTCCAGCGGAACCTGGTAGCTGAACTAAGGAGCATCTCAGAGCAACGGCCACCCCAGGCCCCGAAGAAGCCACCTAAGGCCCCCCCGCCCGTGGCTCGCAAGCCTTCTGGGGgtgtcccccttcccacctcccccagctTTCCTCGGGCTGAGCCCCTTACTGCGCCTCCCACCAACGGGCTCCCCCATGCCGAGGACAGGACTAAGGAGGAGCTGGCAGAGAATGGAAGTGTCCTGCAGCTGGTGGGCCCAGAAGAGCAAAAGCTGGGCCCGCCCGGTACAG ACCCACAGAAAGAGCTGGTGTGA
- the NHSL3 gene encoding NHS-like protein 3 isoform X1: MAARAPPAAPAADEPGGPGGPPRRKKSRSGASGLRRAFSWLRGKRRKKKAAGAEGAEPAAPRAKKADDKAKKAKGKGRGSAKAESDKRLSVGPGQGPGSVVDDHQDNVFFPSGRPPHLEELHTQAQEGLRSLQHQEKQKLNKGAWDHGDTQSLQSSRTGPDDDSISFCSQTTSYTAESSTAEDALSIRSEMIQRKGSTFRPHDSFPKPSGKSGRRRRERRSTVLGLPQHVQKELGLRNEREAPGTPRPLGPRDAVRIPTVDGRPAGPAAGPGARVSLQALEAEAEVGAEAMLQRHIDRIYRDDTLVGRSTGARPPPLTRPMSLAVPGLTGGAGPPEPLSPAMSISPQATYLSKLIPHAVLPPTVDVVALGRCSLRTLSRCSLLSASPASVRSLGRFSSVSSPRPRSRHPSSSSDTWSHSQSSETIVSDGSTLSSKGGSEGRPEGSVANSSVAPPPPGGSGRGSPSGGSTAEASDTVSIRSGGQLSGRSVSLRKLKRPPPPPRRTHSLHQRSSVVPDGPLGLPPKPERKQQLQPPRPPTTGGSAGMAAPPCPPSSAGGWVSGLSPSGSRRPPRSPERTLSPSSGYSSQSGTPTLPPKGLAGAPASPGKAQPPKPERVTSLRSPEASVSSSLTSLCSSSSDPAPSDRSGPHMSTALGDRFFIPPHPKVAAPFSPPPSKPKSPNQAALAPAVVPGPVSTTAASPESPPTPQTSLTPPQASPAASKDQSPPPSPPPSYHPPPPPTKKPEVAEGALSALETAEEPLQDPNWPPPPPPTPEEQDLSMADFPPPEEAFFSVTSPEPAGSSPLPEASLPAVSYQSQPSGTPDPPPAPPAPPAAGSVTGLLAKVPRKEPVGCSKGGGLPREDASAPLVTPSLLQTVRLRSVGAPTVAPNPASGPSPPQKPLRRALSGRASPASAAASGLHAAVRLKASNLAGSAGPVGAQPNGPPEAEPRSPASTASFIFSKGTKKLQLERPVSPETQADLQRNLVAELRSISEQRPPQAPKKPPKAPPPVARKPSGGVPLPTSPSFPRAEPLTAPPTNGLPHAEDRTKEELAENGSVLQLVGPEEQKLGPPGTDPQKELV, from the exons ATGGCGGCCCGCGCGCCCCCCGCCGCACCTGCGGCCGACGAGCCGGGGGGCCCCGGCGGCCCCCCGCGCAGGAAGAAGTCTCGCTCCGGCGCGTCCGGCCTCCGCCGCGCCTTCAGCTGGCTGCGGGGCAAGCGGCGCAAGAAGAAGGCGGCGGGGGCCGAGGGCGCCGAACCGGCCGCCCCCCGGGCCAAGAAGGCGGACGACAAGGCCAAGAAGGCCAAGGGTAAGGGCCGAG gctctgccaagGCTGAGAGTGACAAACGACTGAGTGTAGGGCCTGGCCAGGGGCCAGGGTCTGTAGTAGATGACCACCAGGACAATGTCTTCTTTCCCAGTGGGCGACCGCCTCACCTGGAAGAGTTACACACGCAGGCCCAGGAGGGTCTCCGTTCCCTCCAGCACCAAG aaaaacagaaactgaaCAAGGGTGCCTGGGACCATGGAGACACCCAGAGCTTACAG TCTTCCCGCACCGGGCCAGATGATGATAGCATCTCCTTCTGCAGCCAGACCACGTCCTACACGGCTGAGAGCTCCACAGCAGAGGACGCGCTCTCCATCCGCTCTGAGATGATCCAGCGCAAAG GCTCCACCTTCCGGCCCCATGACTCGTTTCCCAAACCTTCTGGAAAGTCGGGGAGGCGGCGTCGGGAGCGGCGGAGCACGGTGCTGGGACTGCCGCAGCACGTGCAGAAGGAACTCG GCCTGCGGAATGAGCGTGAGGCACCAGGTACGCCTCGGCCTCTAGGTCCACGGGATGCTGTGCGCATTCCCACAGTGGATGGTCGTCCGGCAGGCCCGGCCGCAGGGCCGGGGGCCAGGGTGTCCCTGCAGGCGCTGGAGGCAGAGGCCGAAGTCGGGGCTGAGGCCATGCTGCAGCGCCACATCGACCGCATCTACCGTGATGACACGCTCGTCGGCCGGTCCACGGGGGCCCGGCCCCCGCCGCTCACCCGGCCCATGTCCCTCGCAGTGCCTGGACTGACGGGAGGGGCCGGGCCTCCAGAACCCCTGAGCCCGGCCATGTCCATCTCGCCCCAAGCCACCTACTTGTCGAAGCTGATCCCACACGCTGTGCTGCCGCCCACCGTGGACGTGGTGGCCCTGGGCCGCTGCAGCCTGCGCACCCTGAGCCGCTGCAGCCTGCTCTCAGCCAGCCCGGCCTCCGTCCGCTCTCTCGGCCGCTTCTCCTCGGTCTCCAGCCCGCGACCCCGTAGCCGccacccttcctcctccagcGACACCTGGAGCCACTCTCAGTCCTCCGAGACCATCGTGTCTGACGGCTCCACCCTCTCCTCTAAGGGTGGCTCTGAGGGCCGGCCAGAGGGCTCCGTGGCCAACAGCAGCGTGGCGCCCCCTCCCCCGGGGGGCAGCGGGCGGGGCTCTCCCAGCGGGGGCAGCACCGCGGAAGCCTCGGACACTGTCAGCATTCGGAGCGGGGGCCAGCTGTCTGGCCGAAGCGTGTCCCTACGTAAGCTGAAGCGGCCCCCGCCTCCTCCCCGCCGGACCCACTCGCTACATCAGCGCAGCTCAGTGGTCCCTGATGGGCCCTTGGGGCTGCCTCCCAAGCCCGAGCGGAAGCAGCAGCTGCAGCCGCCCCGGCCGCCCACCACTGGAGGGTCGGCAGGGATGGCGGCCCCGCCCTGTCCACCCAGCTCGGCAGGCGGCTGGGTGTCTGGTTTGTCTCCGAGTGGCTCCCGGCGCCCCCCACGCTCCCCGGAACGGACACTCTCACCCTCCAGTGGATACTCGAGCCAAAGTGGTACCCCTACCCTCCCTCCCAAGGGTCTAGCAGGGGCCCCTGCTTCCCCAGGCAAGGCCCAGCCCCCCAAACCAGAACGTGTCACTTCCCTTCGATCTCCCGAGGCCTCCGTCTCCTCTTCCCTCACGTCTCTGTGTTCCTCTTCCTCTGATCCAGCACCCTCAGACCGCTCTGGTCCTCACATGTCGACCGCCCTGGGTGACAGGTTTTTCATACCTCCTCACCCCAAGGTGgccgcccccttctccccacctccctctaaGCCCAAGAGTCCAAACCAAGCTGCCCTTGCTCCTGCTGTAGTCCCTGGGCCCGTCTCTACCACCGCTGCCAGTCCTGAGTCCCCACCCACTCCGCAGACATCCCTGACCCCACCTCAGGCATCTCCTGCTGCCTCCAAAGACCAGTCACCCCCTccgtccccacccccatcttaTCACCCACCCCCGCCACCCACTAAGAAGCCAGAGGTGGCTGAGGGGGCCCTGTCTGCCCTGGAGACTGCTGAGGAGCCCCTCCAAGATCCCAACtggccccctcccccgcctcctaCCCCAGAGGAGCAGGACCTGTCTATGGCTGACTTCCCACCACCCGAGGAAGCCTTTTTCTCAGTGACTAGCCCTGAGCCCGCAGGCTCTTCACCCCTGCCGGAGGCCTCCTTACCTGCTGTTTCCTATCAGAGCCAGCCCTCTGGTACTCCAGACCCTCCTCCAGCCCCGCCAGCCCCACCTGCTGCCGGCTCTGTCACAGGGCTTCTGGCTAAGGTCCCTCGgaaggagcctgtgggctgcagcaagGGCGGGGGCCTTCCCCGGGAGGATGCCAGCGCGCCCCTGGTCACACCCTCACTCCTGCAGACGGTTCGGCTGCGCTCTGTGGGCGCTCCCACGGTGGCTCCAAATCCAGCATCTGGGCCATCGCCCCCCCAGAAGCCACTCCGAAGGGCCCTGTCAGGGCGGGCCAGCCCTGCGTCTGCCGCCGCCTCGGGGCTCCACGCGGCTGTTCGGCTCAAGGCCTCTAACCTGGCTGGCAGCGCAGGCCCTGTGGGTGCCCAGCCCAATGGACCACCTGAGGCAGAGCCACGGTCCCCTGCCTCTACGGCCAGCTTCATCTTCTCTAAGGGCACTAAGAAGCTGCAGCTGGAGCGGCCTGTGTCCCCGGAGACCCAGGCTGACCTCCAGCGGAACCTGGTAGCTGAACTAAGGAGCATCTCAGAGCAACGGCCACCCCAGGCCCCGAAGAAGCCACCTAAGGCCCCCCCGCCCGTGGCTCGCAAGCCTTCTGGGGgtgtcccccttcccacctcccccagctTTCCTCGGGCTGAGCCCCTTACTGCGCCTCCCACCAACGGGCTCCCCCATGCCGAGGACAGGACTAAGGAGGAGCTGGCAGAGAATGGAAGTGTCCTGCAGCTGGTGGGCCCAGAAGAGCAAAAGCTGGGCCCGCCCGGTACAG ACCCACAGAAAGAGCTGGTGTGA
- the NHSL3 gene encoding NHS-like protein 3 isoform X3 produces the protein MGNSHHKRKAPSGPRARSFWRFGRSAKRPAGSAKAESDKRLSVGPGQGPGSVVDDHQDNVFFPSGRPPHLEELHTQAQEGLRSLQHQEKQKLNKGAWDHGDTQSLQSSRTGPDDDSISFCSQTTSYTAESSTAEDALSIRSEMIQRKGSTFRPHDSFPKPSGKSGRRRRERRSTVLGLPQHVQKELGLRNEREAPGTPRPLGPRDAVRIPTVDGRPAGPAAGPGARVSLQALEAEAEVGAEAMLQRHIDRIYRDDTLVGRSTGARPPPLTRPMSLAVPGLTGGAGPPEPLSPAMSISPQATYLSKLIPHAVLPPTVDVVALGRCSLRTLSRCSLLSASPASVRSLGRFSSVSSPRPRSRHPSSSSDTWSHSQSSETIVSDGSTLSSKGGSEGRPEGSVANSSVAPPPPGGSGRGSPSGGSTAEASDTVSIRSGGQLSGRSVSLRKLKRPPPPPRRTHSLHQRSSVVPDGPLGLPPKPERKQQLQPPRPPTTGGSAGMAAPPCPPSSAGGWVSGLSPSGSRRPPRSPERTLSPSSGYSSQSGTPTLPPKGLAGAPASPGKAQPPKPERVTSLRSPEASVSSSLTSLCSSSSDPAPSDRSGPHMSTALGDRFFIPPHPKVAAPFSPPPSKPKSPNQAALAPAVVPGPVSTTAASPESPPTPQTSLTPPQASPAASKDQSPPPSPPPSYHPPPPPTKKPEVAEGALSALETAEEPLQDPNWPPPPPPTPEEQDLSMADFPPPEEAFFSVTSPEPAGSSPLPEASLPAVSYQSQPSGTPDPPPAPPAPPAAGSVTGLLAKVPRKEPVGCSKGGGLPREDASAPLVTPSLLQTVRLRSVGAPTVAPNPASGPSPPQKPLRRALSGRASPASAAASGLHAAVRLKASNLAGSAGPVGAQPNGPPEAEPRSPASTASFIFSKGTKKLQLERPVSPETQADLQRNLVAELRSISEQRPPQAPKKPPKAPPPVARKPSGGVPLPTSPSFPRAEPLTAPPTNGLPHAEDRTKEELAENGSVLQLVGPEEQKLGPPGTDPQKELV, from the exons ATGGGCAACTCACACCACAAGAGGAAGGCCCCCAGCGGCCCCCGGGCCCGCAGCTTCTGGCGGTTCGGGCGGTCGGCGAAGCGGCCGGCAG gctctgccaagGCTGAGAGTGACAAACGACTGAGTGTAGGGCCTGGCCAGGGGCCAGGGTCTGTAGTAGATGACCACCAGGACAATGTCTTCTTTCCCAGTGGGCGACCGCCTCACCTGGAAGAGTTACACACGCAGGCCCAGGAGGGTCTCCGTTCCCTCCAGCACCAAG aaaaacagaaactgaaCAAGGGTGCCTGGGACCATGGAGACACCCAGAGCTTACAG TCTTCCCGCACCGGGCCAGATGATGATAGCATCTCCTTCTGCAGCCAGACCACGTCCTACACGGCTGAGAGCTCCACAGCAGAGGACGCGCTCTCCATCCGCTCTGAGATGATCCAGCGCAAAG GCTCCACCTTCCGGCCCCATGACTCGTTTCCCAAACCTTCTGGAAAGTCGGGGAGGCGGCGTCGGGAGCGGCGGAGCACGGTGCTGGGACTGCCGCAGCACGTGCAGAAGGAACTCG GCCTGCGGAATGAGCGTGAGGCACCAGGTACGCCTCGGCCTCTAGGTCCACGGGATGCTGTGCGCATTCCCACAGTGGATGGTCGTCCGGCAGGCCCGGCCGCAGGGCCGGGGGCCAGGGTGTCCCTGCAGGCGCTGGAGGCAGAGGCCGAAGTCGGGGCTGAGGCCATGCTGCAGCGCCACATCGACCGCATCTACCGTGATGACACGCTCGTCGGCCGGTCCACGGGGGCCCGGCCCCCGCCGCTCACCCGGCCCATGTCCCTCGCAGTGCCTGGACTGACGGGAGGGGCCGGGCCTCCAGAACCCCTGAGCCCGGCCATGTCCATCTCGCCCCAAGCCACCTACTTGTCGAAGCTGATCCCACACGCTGTGCTGCCGCCCACCGTGGACGTGGTGGCCCTGGGCCGCTGCAGCCTGCGCACCCTGAGCCGCTGCAGCCTGCTCTCAGCCAGCCCGGCCTCCGTCCGCTCTCTCGGCCGCTTCTCCTCGGTCTCCAGCCCGCGACCCCGTAGCCGccacccttcctcctccagcGACACCTGGAGCCACTCTCAGTCCTCCGAGACCATCGTGTCTGACGGCTCCACCCTCTCCTCTAAGGGTGGCTCTGAGGGCCGGCCAGAGGGCTCCGTGGCCAACAGCAGCGTGGCGCCCCCTCCCCCGGGGGGCAGCGGGCGGGGCTCTCCCAGCGGGGGCAGCACCGCGGAAGCCTCGGACACTGTCAGCATTCGGAGCGGGGGCCAGCTGTCTGGCCGAAGCGTGTCCCTACGTAAGCTGAAGCGGCCCCCGCCTCCTCCCCGCCGGACCCACTCGCTACATCAGCGCAGCTCAGTGGTCCCTGATGGGCCCTTGGGGCTGCCTCCCAAGCCCGAGCGGAAGCAGCAGCTGCAGCCGCCCCGGCCGCCCACCACTGGAGGGTCGGCAGGGATGGCGGCCCCGCCCTGTCCACCCAGCTCGGCAGGCGGCTGGGTGTCTGGTTTGTCTCCGAGTGGCTCCCGGCGCCCCCCACGCTCCCCGGAACGGACACTCTCACCCTCCAGTGGATACTCGAGCCAAAGTGGTACCCCTACCCTCCCTCCCAAGGGTCTAGCAGGGGCCCCTGCTTCCCCAGGCAAGGCCCAGCCCCCCAAACCAGAACGTGTCACTTCCCTTCGATCTCCCGAGGCCTCCGTCTCCTCTTCCCTCACGTCTCTGTGTTCCTCTTCCTCTGATCCAGCACCCTCAGACCGCTCTGGTCCTCACATGTCGACCGCCCTGGGTGACAGGTTTTTCATACCTCCTCACCCCAAGGTGgccgcccccttctccccacctccctctaaGCCCAAGAGTCCAAACCAAGCTGCCCTTGCTCCTGCTGTAGTCCCTGGGCCCGTCTCTACCACCGCTGCCAGTCCTGAGTCCCCACCCACTCCGCAGACATCCCTGACCCCACCTCAGGCATCTCCTGCTGCCTCCAAAGACCAGTCACCCCCTccgtccccacccccatcttaTCACCCACCCCCGCCACCCACTAAGAAGCCAGAGGTGGCTGAGGGGGCCCTGTCTGCCCTGGAGACTGCTGAGGAGCCCCTCCAAGATCCCAACtggccccctcccccgcctcctaCCCCAGAGGAGCAGGACCTGTCTATGGCTGACTTCCCACCACCCGAGGAAGCCTTTTTCTCAGTGACTAGCCCTGAGCCCGCAGGCTCTTCACCCCTGCCGGAGGCCTCCTTACCTGCTGTTTCCTATCAGAGCCAGCCCTCTGGTACTCCAGACCCTCCTCCAGCCCCGCCAGCCCCACCTGCTGCCGGCTCTGTCACAGGGCTTCTGGCTAAGGTCCCTCGgaaggagcctgtgggctgcagcaagGGCGGGGGCCTTCCCCGGGAGGATGCCAGCGCGCCCCTGGTCACACCCTCACTCCTGCAGACGGTTCGGCTGCGCTCTGTGGGCGCTCCCACGGTGGCTCCAAATCCAGCATCTGGGCCATCGCCCCCCCAGAAGCCACTCCGAAGGGCCCTGTCAGGGCGGGCCAGCCCTGCGTCTGCCGCCGCCTCGGGGCTCCACGCGGCTGTTCGGCTCAAGGCCTCTAACCTGGCTGGCAGCGCAGGCCCTGTGGGTGCCCAGCCCAATGGACCACCTGAGGCAGAGCCACGGTCCCCTGCCTCTACGGCCAGCTTCATCTTCTCTAAGGGCACTAAGAAGCTGCAGCTGGAGCGGCCTGTGTCCCCGGAGACCCAGGCTGACCTCCAGCGGAACCTGGTAGCTGAACTAAGGAGCATCTCAGAGCAACGGCCACCCCAGGCCCCGAAGAAGCCACCTAAGGCCCCCCCGCCCGTGGCTCGCAAGCCTTCTGGGGgtgtcccccttcccacctcccccagctTTCCTCGGGCTGAGCCCCTTACTGCGCCTCCCACCAACGGGCTCCCCCATGCCGAGGACAGGACTAAGGAGGAGCTGGCAGAGAATGGAAGTGTCCTGCAGCTGGTGGGCCCAGAAGAGCAAAAGCTGGGCCCGCCCGGTACAG ACCCACAGAAAGAGCTGGTGTGA